The following proteins are co-located in the Apium graveolens cultivar Ventura chromosome 5, ASM990537v1, whole genome shotgun sequence genome:
- the LOC141723856 gene encoding glucan endo-1,3-beta-D-glucosidase-like translates to MSVALHNNIAPPQPFLFPTVNSTVLPDPSTYFSPKPLKTPLPTNSFFQNFVLKNGDQHEYIHPYIIKSSLSTLSICYPSLFSNSSFFYQVFILDLTISILNNSHPNSTHLVSSYNDLSVTLDLSSSNLRFLLVRGSPFVTCQVLDKVEIFITTVHAILDFYANSVNTKYTIKLNNNQTWVLYADSPIKLSHVGSKITSSPFLGVIRIAVLSNSESEAVLDQFSSCYPVSGKSSLKKPFSIKYKWERKGRGDLLMLAHPLHVKLLKKGRRVAVLEDFKYKSIDGDLVGVVGDSWVLKTEPVSVTWHSIKGVKEESYCEIRNALRKDVGALDSNKMGTNSSYFYGKLVARAARFALIAEEVCYPEVIPAVKKFLKDTIEPWLDGTFGGNGFLYDGKWGGIVTKQGSTDTTADFGFGIYNDHHFHLGYYLYGIAVLAKIDPAWGLKYKPQAYTLMTDFMNLGKKQYSKYPRLRCFDLWKLHSWAAGLTEFPDGRNQESTSEAVNGYYAAALMGLAYGDTHLVAIGSTILAMEIQSAQTWWHVRQGDDLYPEDFTKENRVVGILWANKRDSALWFAPAESREARLGIQLLPLLPTSEVLFSDAKFARELVEWTEPVLARKGVGEGWKGFLYALEGIYDQNSALKRIKKLKGYDDGNSLSNLLWWIYSRRGKDEGSHGSFCLYNHYCH, encoded by the coding sequence ATGTCTGTGGCCTTACACAATAACATTGCACCACCCCAACCATTTCTTTTCCCCACTGTGAACTCCACAGTCCTCCCTGACCCCTCAACTTATTTTTCACCAAAACCTCTCAAAACCCCCTTACCCACAAACTCATTTTTTCAAAACTTTGTGCTAAAAAATGGTGACCAACATGAATACATTCACCCTTACATTATCAAATCTTCACTTTCTACACTTTCTATTTGTTACCCTTCTTTGTTTTCAAACTCTTCTTTTTTTTACCAAGTTTTCATCTTGGACCTTACTATTTCAATTTTGAACAATTCTCACCCGAATTCAACTCATTTGGTGTCTTCTTACAATGATTTGAGTGTTACTTTGGATCTTTCTTCAAGTAATCTCAGATTCTTGCTTGTTAGAGGTAGCCCTTTTGTTACTTGTCAAGTTCTTGATAAAGTTGAGATTTTTATTACTACTGTTCATGCAATTCTTGATTTTTATGCAAATAGTGTAAATACTAAGTATACTATTAAGCTTAATAATAATCAGACTTGGGTTTTGTATGCTGATTCTCCGATTAAGTTAAGTCATGTTGGTTCTAAAATTACATCTAGTCCATTTTTAGGTGTTATTAGGATTGCTGTTTTATCGAATAGTGAGAGTGAGGCTGTCCTTGATCAGTTTAGTTCTTGTTATCCGGTGTCTGGTAAGAGTTCGTTAAAAAAACCCTTTTCGATTAAGTATAAATGGGAGAGAAAAGGGCGGGGAGATTTGTTGATGCTTGCTCATCCGCTTCATGTTAAGCTTTTGAAAAAGGGTAGGAGGGTTGCTGTTTTAGAGGATTTTAAGTATAAAAGTATTGATGGGGATCTTGTTGGAGTTGTTGGGGATTCTTGGGTGTTGAAGACGGAACCGGTTTCTGTGACTTGGCATTCAATTAAAGGTGTTAAAGAGGAGTCGTATTGTGAAATACGTAATGCACTACGTAAGGATGTTGGAGCACTTGATTCGAATAAAATGGGAACAAATTCTTCATACTTTTATGGGAAATTGGTGGCGAGGGCAGCAAGATTTGCATTGATAGCTGAAGAGGTGTGTTATCCGGAGGTAATTCCAGCAGTGAAGAAGTTCTTGAAGGATACAATTGAGCCATGGTTAGATGGGACTTTTGGGGGTAATGGCTTCTTATATGATGGAAAATGGGGTGGAATTGTGACTAAACAAGGATCAACGGATACCACAGCTGATTTTGGGTTTGGAATATATAATGATCACCATTTTCATCTTGGGTACTATCTTTATGGAATTGCAGTGCTTGCGAAGATTGATCCTGCTTGGGGATTGAAGTACAAGCCACAGGCTTATACACTGATGACGGACTTCATGAATTTAGGGAAGAAACAGTACTCAAAGTATCCTCGTCTGAGGTGTTTTGACTTGTGGAAGTTGCATTCTTGGGCTGCAGGATTGACTGAATTTCCGGATGGACGAAATCAGGAGAGCACAAGTGAGGCAGTGAATGGTTATTATGCAGCTGCTTTGATGGGGTTGGCATATGGTGATACTCATCTTGTTGCTATTGGATCTACAATTTTAGCAATGGAGATTCAATCAGCACAAACTTGGTGGCATGTGAGACAGGGGGATGATTTGTATCCTGAAGATTTCACAAAGGAGAATAGGGTAGTTGGTATTTTGTGGGCTAACAAGAGGGACAGTGCGCTGTGGTTTGCACCAGCTGAGTCGAGAGAGGCTAGGCTGGGAATTCAGCTCCTACCATTACTACCGACTAGTGAGGTGTTGTTTTCTGATGCGAAATTTGCAAGGGAACTTGTAGAATGGACAGAACCAGTTTTAGCTAGAAAAGGGGTAGGAGAGGGGTGGAAGGGGTTTCTGTATGCCTTGGAAGGGATTTATGACCAGAATAGTGCTCTAAAAAGGATTAAGAAGTTGAAAGGGTACGATGATGGGAACTCCCTTTCAAACCTCTTATGGTGGATTTATAGTAGACGCGGTAAAGATGAGGGGTCTCATGGAAGTTTCTGCTTGTATAATCATTATTGTCATTAA
- the LOC141661744 gene encoding F-box protein At5g07610-like yields the protein MQLDSPHQNAYFVPLDDQTTPSPFRPPLPIQILQSCNGLLLCSDSLESMFCVYNLSTNHLATLPRHPLGYRGNRTRGYGLAYDPLKSLYYKVIAFGITDGSNSIDNLHIYSSETGTWKASMQSFIPSPGKIITPGVYWNGCIFWLSETDCFYFSVEEERLEEFPRPPISASGTWEKSYFGESEDHLHVIDEVLNDPSLIVYEMKSDYSEWFIKYQIDLGPICKVFPDITTKSVFPLDNYKVAVLSIIRREKFREDSFLVMEIPGKVIRYNLVDRSFKLIWDFSGAFKPENFKRRLPGRFQVCQYSESVS from the coding sequence ATGCAACTCGATTCTCCACATCAGAATGCCTATTTCGTTCCTCTAGACGATCAAACCACCCCTTCCCCATTCAGACCTCCTCTACCAATTCAAATTTTGCAATCCTGCAATGGCCTTTTATTGTGCTCTGACTCATTAGAGTCTATGTTTTGTGTATATAACCTCTCCACCAATCATCTGGCTACCCTTCCTAGACATCCACTTGGCTATCGTGGCAATAGAACTAGGGGTTACGGCCTTGCTTATGATCCTTTGAAATCACTTTATTACAAAGTTATTGCTTTTGGTATCACAGATGGATCGAATTCTATTGACAACTTGCATATTTACTCTTCTGAAACTGGGACTTGGAAGGCTTCTATGCAGTCTTTCATTCCAAGTCCAGGAAAGATCATCACTCCTGGTGTCTACTGGAATGGATGTATTTTTTGGTTGAGTGAGACTGATTGTTTTTACTTTAGTGTGGAAGAGGAAAGGTTAGAAGAATTTCCAAGGCCTCCTATTAGTGCGAGTGGGACATGGGAAAAATCGTATTTTGGGGAATCTGAGGACCATTTGCATGTCATCGATGAAGTTCTTAATGACCCTTCACTCATCGTGTATGAGATGAAGAGTGATTACTCGGAGTGGTTTATCAAGTACCAAATTGATCTTGGTCCAATCTGCAAAGTCTTCCCAGACATTACCACTAAATCTGTGTTTCCATTAGATAATTACAAAGTTGCAGTGCTCTCAATTATCAGAAGAGAAAAATTCCGGGAAGATTCTTTCTTGGTAATGGAAATACCTGGTAAGGTTATACGCTACAATCTTGTGGACAGAAGCTTCAAACTGATATGGGACTTTAGTGGAGCCTTCAAACCAGAAAATTTTAAGCGTCGGTTACCTGGAAGGTTTCAAGTTTGCCAGTACAGTGAATCTGTATCCTGA